CCGTCGATGCCGATGAAGCGCGCGAGACGCAGGCCGGAGCCCTCGCTGGCCGTCGCGGGGACCTCGGCGAGGAGCTCCTTGCCGAGCGGTCCTTCCCGCTCCTCGACGCGGCCGCCCTGCGCCTTGACCTGGTCGCGCAGCTGGACCCGCGTCTCATCCCAGAGACCGCCGCTGCGCGGAGCCGCGAACGGCTGCACCTGGAGAGAGGACTCGGCGTAGTCGAGCCCGACCGCCACGATGCGCTTGCTCTGCTCCTCCACCTCGAGCCGCAGGTTCAGGCCCTCGCGCGGCAGGATCTTGATCCCGCCGAGGTCGATGTAGGGGCGGACGGGGTTCGCCTCGGAGTCGTCGAACGGGCCCTCGGTGGCGCGGTTCTCCGGCGCCGACTTGGAGGGGGTGTCGTTGCTGTCGGTCATTTCGCCTGTCCTGCTTCGTTCTCGGGGGTCTGTGCCTGATAGCCGGTCGATCCGAACCCGCCGGCGCCGCGAACGCTGTCCGGCAGCTCGTCCACCGGAAGGAACCGGGCCCGAGTGACGGGCATCACGATGAGCTGCGCGATGCGATCGCCGACGGCGACATCGTACGCGCTGTGGATGTCCGTGTTGATCAGGCTCACCTTGATCTCTCCCCGGTAGCCGGCGTCGACGGTGCCGGGCGAGTTCACGATCGAGATGCCGTGCTTCGCCGCGAGACCGCTGCGGGGCACCACGAAGGCCGCATAGCCGTCGGGCAGCGCGATACGCACGCCCGTGGGCACGAGAGCCCGATCCCCCGGCTCCAACCGCACGGCCTCGGCGGCGACGAGATCGGCTCCGGCGTCGCCCGGATGCGCATAGCCGGGGACCACTGCGGCGATAATGGGGACATCAACGGAATCGGTCACCCCATGAGGCTAATGCAGAACCCCGCAACGGACGCACGTCCCCGCTACCACGAACGACTGGCCCCCAGCCTGTGGCTGCTGGTCACGATCGCCCTGGCGGGACCGATGGTGTCCCTGATCTTCGTGCCGGTCGGCTCGACCTTCGCGCTGCTCCTCGGAGCGGCGGTCTCGGCGCTCCTCGTGGTGGCGGCCCTCGCCCTCGCTCCGGTGGTGTCGGTGCAGGACGGCGTCCTCCGAGCCGGACGCGCCCACATCGACGTGCGCTATCTCGGCGAGCCGACGGCACTGACCGGCGAGGAGGCGCGCAGCGCCAGAGGACCCGAGCTCCCGGCTCGCGGGTGGCACCTCATCCGCGGCGGCATCGACGGAGTCGTCGTGGTGCCGAACACCGATGAGGCCGACCCCGTCGTGGCCTGGACGATCTCGACCCGCACCCCCGACCGCCTCGCCGCGGCCATCCGCGCCGCACGGGACTGACCGCCCCGCAGACGACAGCGCGCCCCTGACCGGGATGGTCGGGGGCGCGTGGGGCGTCGCTCGGAGGGCTGCTCAGGCAGCGCACTCCTTGCAGATGGGGCCGTCGGGTCCCTCGTGGTCGAGCTGCGAGCGGTGCTTCACGAGGAAGCAGCTCATGCAGGTGAACTCGTCCTGCTGCGCGGGCAGCACGACGACATCCAGCTCGAGGTCGGAGAGGTCCGCGCCAGGGAGGTCGAAGCTCGACGGGTTGTCGGAGTCCTCGTCTCCGGTCGTGCCGGACAGCTTGTCCGGCACACGCTCCTTGAGGGCTTCGATCGACTCGGAGTCGTCTTCACTCTTTCGGGGAGCGTCGTAATCGGTTGCCATGCGGTGAATCTCCACTTTCATGGTGCGAGTGGGCGGGTGCGCCGTCGGGTAATCGGCGGCCATAGTTTGCATGACCGGCGGGCGTTTCGCAAATGCCCTCCCATGCGACAGGGCAAACTCACGGCACGCCCGCCGTATTCCCTGTCCCGGCCCGTCCGGCGTGACACCATGAACGCACACCCATCAGAGGGGCATTCGCATGGAAAACGTCACCATCGTCGGCACAGAAGCAGGAGTGCTCGTCCTCGCGACCGAGGCGGGCGAGCGGTTCGCGCTGCCCATCGACGCGGTGCTGCAGCGGGAGATCCGCCGCGCGACCCGCCAGGCCGAGCCGGCCGCACAGAAACTCGCCGCGAGCCCGCGGGATATCCAGGCGCAGATCCGCGCCGGTCTCACCGCCGCGGAGGTCGCCGAGCTCCTCGGGATCAGCGTCGACGACGTCGCCCGGTTCGAGGGCCCCGTCCTCGCCGAGCGCGAGCACATCATCGGCCAGGCCCTCGCCGTGCCCGTCCTCATCGGCAGCGAGGTCGAGCCGGACGCGCAGCCCACCTTCGGAGCTGCGGTCCGCGCCAAGCTCGCCGAGGTGTCCGCATCGTCCGAGCGCTGGGCCAGCTGGAAGGAGGAGTCCGGCTGGATCATCAAGCTCGAGTTCTCCGCCAACGACGTCGAGCACGACGCGCGCTGGAGCTTCGACCCGCGACGCAGCGCCCTCTCGCCCCTGAACGCCGATGCCACGCAGCTCTCCCGCCAGGGTTCACTCCCGGAGGGACTCATCCCCCGCCTGCGCGCGGTGGAGGCCGACCGTGCCGCCTCGCCCTATAAGGACGACAGCCGTTTCGATTCGGGTGCCTTCGGTCCCCGCCTCGTGCCGACGCCCGCCGCGGAGGCGGAGGAGCCGGCGCAGCCCGAGCGTTCGGCACCGGCGGTCCAGGACGCGGCGATCAACCGCGCTCCCGACTCCGCCTCGACGAGCCCGGAGACCGCGGACCTCCTCGAGGCCCTGCGTCGTCGCCGCGGACAGCGGGAGCCGTCGCCGATCGAGCACGAGGTCGAGGAGATCCAGGAGGATTCCGACCCGATCGCCCTGTTCGCCGCGCTCGAGGAGCCGGACGACGAGCCCGAGGCTCCGGAACCCGCACCGCGTCAGCCCGGGTCGGGCGACAGCGAGGGCAGCGGACGCCGACGGCGCCGCAACGCGATGCCGTCGTGGGACGAGATCGTCTTCGGAGCGCGCACCGACGAGTGATCGTTCCGGGGCCCCGTCAGGAGGCGAAGGCCCCGAACCGCAGGAACGGTACCCGGGTCTCGTCAGGCGTGAGCGCTCCGTGCTGTCCCACCATCCCTCGGTTGCGCTGGTCCTCGGCGGTGCCGTCGTAGAGCGCGCGCACTCCGGTGGCGATGACCAGCACGTCGCCGATGCGATCGAGGACCTCATCGCGCACGACCGGACCGAAGAGGCCCGCCCGGACCGCCTCCTCTCGGGTGACGACATCGGCCGCGCCCTCGAGATCGCTGCGCAGACGCGTCGTCACCAGCGCCGCATCGGCGTCCGGCTCGCGGTAGAGGTGCAGCATGCGGGGTTCCCCACCGACATGACGGATGCCCCCGAGATGCTGCTCCTCGAGCACCACCTGCCGGTGGAACGGGACGTCGACCATGCCGTGGTCAGAGGTCACGACCACGCCGACCCGCGGGGGGACGCGAAGCGACAGCGCGCCGTCGATCCGCTCCAGCGCCGCCACCCACTCGGCAGAGGCGACACCGTGCTTGTGCCCCGCCTTGTCGACCTCGGGGAGGTAGCAGTAGACGAGCGATCCCGGATGCTCCTCGGCCAGCGTGTACGCGACCTCGACGCGTTCCTCCGGCGTCGCAGCGGGCACGAACGTCGCCCCCCTCAGCGTGGCGCGGGTGAAGCCGCTGTGCGCGTAGGTCGCGAGTCCGACCGCGAAGGTCTCCCGCCCGGCGACTGCCGCGCGCTCGAAGACGGTGGGCGCCGCCTGCCAGGTGAGCGGGTCGAGGCCGTCCGTCTCCCACCCGCTGAGCTGGTTCACGAGGACATCCCGTTTCGGGTCCCTGACCCGGTACCCGACGAGGCCGTGTTCTCCCGGCCACACGCCGGTGGTGAGGCTCGTCAGCGCGGCGGCCGTCGTCGTCGGGAAGACCGTTTGCGCGATGTCCTTCTTCGTCATCGACGCGGTCAGCGACCGCGCGTGACCGGCATGCCCGCGGAGGCTGATCGCACCGAGGCCGTCGATCACGACCAGCACCACCGCGTCGGCGCGGGGCAGCGTGGCGGATTCGCCGCGGAGAGCGGCGCACAGGTCGTCCGCCACCCCGACGACGCTCCGGGCGCCCGGCGGCGCGGACGGTAGCATGAAGGACATCCGAGCCAGTCTGACACAGGCTCCCGTACGCCCTCAGGAAGTCCATGCCGAAAACCCCGCCGCCCGAGCCTGTCGAGGAACGCATCCAGGACATCGATCTCTCCCACGAGATGCAGGGCTCCTTCCTCGAGTACGCGTATTCCGTCATCTACTCGCGTGCGCTCCCCGATGCCAGGGACGGCCTGAAGCCGGTGCAGCGCCGCATCCTCTTCCAGATGGCGGAGATGGGATTGCGACCGGACCGCGGCCACGTCAAGAGCGCCCGCGTCGTGGGCGAGGTCATGGGGAAGCTGCATCCGCACGGCGACTCCGCGATCTACGATGCCCTCGTCCGCCTCGCCCAGGAGTGGGCGCTGCGGGTGCCGCTCGTCGACGGTCACGGCAACTTCGGATCCCTGGACGACGGTCCGGCTGCCGCGCGATACACGGAGGCGCGCCTCGCCGCCCCCGCGCTGTCGCTCACCGAGAACCTCGACGAGGACGTCGTCGACTTCATCCCGAACTACGACGGACAGTTCCAGCAGCCCGCAGTGCTGCCTGCGGCCTTCCCGAACCTGCTCGTCAACGGCGCCAGCGGCATCGCCGTGGGCATGGCGACCAACATGGCGCCGCACAACCTCATCGAGGTCGTCGCCGCGGCGACCCACCTCCTCGAGCACCCGGACGCCACCACCGAGGACCTCATGGAGTACGTCCCCGGCCCCGACTTCCCGTCGGGCGGGATCCTCATGGGACTCGACGGCGTCAAGGACGCCTACACGACCGGTCGCGGCGCCCTCAAGGTCCGCGGACGCACGTCGATCGAGCCGCTGGGTCCCCGACGTACGGGCATCATCGTCTCCGAGCTCCCGTACATGGTCGGCCCGGAGCGTCTGATCGAGAAGATCCGCGACGCGGTGCAGGCGAAGAAGCTCCAGGGCATCAGCGACGTCACCGACCTCACCGACCGCAACCATGGCCTCCGCGTCGCCATCGGCATCAAGACCGGATTCGACCCCAACGCCGTCCTGGAGCAGCTCTACCGGCTCACGCCGCTGGAGGATTCCTTCAGCATCAACAACGTCGCGCTCGTCGACGGCCAGCCCCGAACGCTCGGCCTCAAGGAGATGCTCAGCGTCTACGTCGGCCACCGCATCGAGGTCATCACGCGCCGCAGCCGGCACCGTCTCGCCCGTCGGGAGGAGCGCCTGCACCTGGTGGAGGGGCTTCTCATCGCGATCCTCGACATCGACGAGGTCATCCAGGTCATCCGGTCGTCCGACGACACCGAGCAGGCACGCACCCGGCTCCGGTCCGTGTTCGACCTCAGCGAGCCGCAGGCCGAGTACATCCTCGAGCTGCGGCTGCGCCGCCTGACGAAGTTCTCGCGCATCGAGCTCGAGGCGGAGCGGGACGCCCTCCTCGCGGAGATCGCGTCGCTGCGGGAGCTGCTCGCCAGCCCGGCGCTGCTGCGTGCCGCCGTCGCCCAGGAGCTGGACGCCGTGGCCGAGGCCTACGGGACGCCGCGTCGCACCCTGCTGATGAACGCGGCCCCGCCGAAGCCCCGCGCGACGAAGGGCGCGGTGGATCTGCAGATCGCCGACGCTCCGACCACCGTGGTCCTCTCGACGACGGGGCGCGCCGTGCGCGTGGACCTCGGCGAAGGACAGGAGCTCACCGCCCCTGCCCGGCGGAGCAAGCACGACGCCATCCTCGCGACCGTCGAGACGACGGTCCGCGGTGAGGTCGGTGCGCTCACGAGCACGGGACGCGTCGTCCGCTTCTCCCCCGTCGATCTGCCCTCGGTGCCCGGCACCTCCGTACAGCTCGCCGCGGGGACTCCGCTGCGCGACTACCTGGGGGTCACGACCAAGGGCGAGCGCATCGTCGGGTTCATCCGATTCGACAGCGACACCCCGGTCGCCCTCGGCACCGCGCAGGGCATCGTCAAGCGGATCGTGCCGTCGACCCTGCCGGTGCGCCCGGACCTGGAGGTCATCGGCCTCAAGAGCGGAGACTCGGTCGTCGGTGCGGCCGACGCGGCGGACGACGCCGACCTCGTGTTCCTGACGACCGACGCCCAGCTTCTGCGGTTCTCGGCCACGGCGGTCCGCCCGCAAGGAGCACCCGCCGGCGGCATGGCGGGCATCAAGCTCGGCTCCGGCGCCGCGGTCCTCTTCTTCGGTGCCGTCAGCCCGGACACCGACGCTGTCGTCGCCACGGTCTCCGGCGCGGAGAGCATCCTGCCCGGCACCGATCCGGGCCGCGCGAAGGTCTCGGCGTTCACCGAGTACCCGTCCAAGGGCCGCGCGACCGGTGGCGTCCGCGCCCACGCCTTCCTGAAGGGCGAGGACCGCCTCACGGTCGCCTGGGTCGGCCCCCGCCCGGCTCTGGCCGTAGACCCCACCGGCGCGGTGCGCAAGCTCCCCGAGCCCGGAGCGCGCCGCGATGCCTCCGGCCAGCCGATCGACGGCGTCATCGGCAGCATCGGCCGGACCCTCGTCTGACCCGTCCGCCAAGAAAGGGGACCCGGCCTCGCCGGGTCCCCTTCTTCGTCCCCGCCGCCCTCAGGCGTCGATGGCT
This genomic stretch from Microbacterium sp. Nx66 harbors:
- a CDS encoding alkaline phosphatase family protein translates to MSFMLPSAPPGARSVVGVADDLCAALRGESATLPRADAVVLVVIDGLGAISLRGHAGHARSLTASMTKKDIAQTVFPTTTAAALTSLTTGVWPGEHGLVGYRVRDPKRDVLVNQLSGWETDGLDPLTWQAAPTVFERAAVAGRETFAVGLATYAHSGFTRATLRGATFVPAATPEERVEVAYTLAEEHPGSLVYCYLPEVDKAGHKHGVASAEWVAALERIDGALSLRVPPRVGVVVTSDHGMVDVPFHRQVVLEEQHLGGIRHVGGEPRMLHLYREPDADAALVTTRLRSDLEGAADVVTREEAVRAGLFGPVVRDEVLDRIGDVLVIATGVRALYDGTAEDQRNRGMVGQHGALTPDETRVPFLRFGAFAS
- a CDS encoding DUF3093 family protein; this translates as MQNPATDARPRYHERLAPSLWLLVTIALAGPMVSLIFVPVGSTFALLLGAAVSALLVVAALALAPVVSVQDGVLRAGRAHIDVRYLGEPTALTGEEARSARGPELPARGWHLIRGGIDGVVVVPNTDEADPVVAWTISTRTPDRLAAAIRAARD
- a CDS encoding DUF4193 domain-containing protein; translated protein: MATDYDAPRKSEDDSESIEALKERVPDKLSGTTGDEDSDNPSSFDLPGADLSDLELDVVVLPAQQDEFTCMSCFLVKHRSQLDHEGPDGPICKECAA
- the dut gene encoding dUTP diphosphatase, which produces MTDSVDVPIIAAVVPGYAHPGDAGADLVAAEAVRLEPGDRALVPTGVRIALPDGYAAFVVPRSGLAAKHGISIVNSPGTVDAGYRGEIKVSLINTDIHSAYDVAVGDRIAQLIVMPVTRARFLPVDELPDSVRGAGGFGSTGYQAQTPENEAGQAK
- a CDS encoding DUF3710 domain-containing protein translates to MTDSNDTPSKSAPENRATEGPFDDSEANPVRPYIDLGGIKILPREGLNLRLEVEEQSKRIVAVGLDYAESSLQVQPFAAPRSGGLWDETRVQLRDQVKAQGGRVEEREGPLGKELLAEVPATASEGSGLRLARFIGIDGPRWFLRGVISGAAASDPEAAAKVEDLFRSIVVVRGGAPMPPRDLIPLKMPATPGSA
- the sepH gene encoding septation protein SepH is translated as MENVTIVGTEAGVLVLATEAGERFALPIDAVLQREIRRATRQAEPAAQKLAASPRDIQAQIRAGLTAAEVAELLGISVDDVARFEGPVLAEREHIIGQALAVPVLIGSEVEPDAQPTFGAAVRAKLAEVSASSERWASWKEESGWIIKLEFSANDVEHDARWSFDPRRSALSPLNADATQLSRQGSLPEGLIPRLRAVEADRAASPYKDDSRFDSGAFGPRLVPTPAAEAEEPAQPERSAPAVQDAAINRAPDSASTSPETADLLEALRRRRGQREPSPIEHEVEEIQEDSDPIALFAALEEPDDEPEAPEPAPRQPGSGDSEGSGRRRRRNAMPSWDEIVFGARTDE
- a CDS encoding DNA gyrase/topoisomerase IV subunit A yields the protein MPKTPPPEPVEERIQDIDLSHEMQGSFLEYAYSVIYSRALPDARDGLKPVQRRILFQMAEMGLRPDRGHVKSARVVGEVMGKLHPHGDSAIYDALVRLAQEWALRVPLVDGHGNFGSLDDGPAAARYTEARLAAPALSLTENLDEDVVDFIPNYDGQFQQPAVLPAAFPNLLVNGASGIAVGMATNMAPHNLIEVVAAATHLLEHPDATTEDLMEYVPGPDFPSGGILMGLDGVKDAYTTGRGALKVRGRTSIEPLGPRRTGIIVSELPYMVGPERLIEKIRDAVQAKKLQGISDVTDLTDRNHGLRVAIGIKTGFDPNAVLEQLYRLTPLEDSFSINNVALVDGQPRTLGLKEMLSVYVGHRIEVITRRSRHRLARREERLHLVEGLLIAILDIDEVIQVIRSSDDTEQARTRLRSVFDLSEPQAEYILELRLRRLTKFSRIELEAERDALLAEIASLRELLASPALLRAAVAQELDAVAEAYGTPRRTLLMNAAPPKPRATKGAVDLQIADAPTTVVLSTTGRAVRVDLGEGQELTAPARRSKHDAILATVETTVRGEVGALTSTGRVVRFSPVDLPSVPGTSVQLAAGTPLRDYLGVTTKGERIVGFIRFDSDTPVALGTAQGIVKRIVPSTLPVRPDLEVIGLKSGDSVVGAADAADDADLVFLTTDAQLLRFSATAVRPQGAPAGGMAGIKLGSGAAVLFFGAVSPDTDAVVATVSGAESILPGTDPGRAKVSAFTEYPSKGRATGGVRAHAFLKGEDRLTVAWVGPRPALAVDPTGAVRKLPEPGARRDASGQPIDGVIGSIGRTLV